GCCAGTCTCCAAGCTGGATTTATCCCCTTTTCCTGCACCTTCTTGACAAATGTGCAATTACCTTAACCTCTCACGAATGGGCGTTTATGGGGTATCAAGCCTTGCCACCAGGAGCAGACTTCACTCAAACAAAGTGGTGGGAAGTGCTAGGTGTTGATGTTCGCGCCACCGATGATGCAGTTAAAGCGGCTTACCGCAAATT
This genomic interval from Nostoc sp. KVJ3 contains the following:
- a CDS encoding J domain-containing protein; translation: MGYQALPPGADFTQTKWWEVLGVDVRATDDAVKAAYRKLARKYHPDGGSPDSKKMTVINAAYEEAKKAGHKCGDYDW